The window TAAAGATTGGCGAGAAATGTTAGACAAAGAGCACAAAAATTTTGATGCTGTTTCCGTTTCTACTCCAGATCATAACCATGCAATTCAAGCTTTAGCTGCCATGCAACTGGGTAAACATGTGTATGTTCAAAAACCATTAACTCATGATATTTATGAAGCCCGCATATTAACTGCTGCCGCTAAAAAGTATAAAGTAGTTACCCAGATGGGAAATCAAGGTGCATCTAATGATGGACCTAGACAAATGAAAGAGTGGTATGAAGCTGGTTTGATTGGTGACGTTCATACAGTTTACGCATGGACCAATCGCCCGGTTTGGCCTCAGGGAATTCCTTGGCCTGATAAAAAAGCAGAAATTCCGAAAGAATTAGACTGGAATTTATGGTTAGGTACTGCTCCGGAAAAAGATTTCGTAGATAAATTAGTTCCATTTAACTGGCGTGGATGGTGGGATTACGGAACAGGTGCACTTGGCGATATGGGCTGTCATTTAATCGAAGCTCCATTTAGCGTATTGAATTTGAAATATGCTAAAGAAGTGCAGGCAAGCGTTGGTTCTGTTTATGTTGACGAGTTTAAACAAGGATATTTCCCTGAAAGCTGCCCTCCTTCTAGTCACGTTACTTTAAAATTCCCTAAAACTAATAAAACCAAAGGTGATGTAACCTTACATTGGATGGATGGTGGAATCCAACCAGAACGCCCGGAAGAGTTAGCAGCAAATGAAACATTTGGTGATGGTGGAAATGGAACCTTATTTATCGGTACAAAAGGTAAAATGATGTCTGAAACTTATAGTGCAAATCCAAAATTATTGCCTTTAAGTAGAAATAATGATATTAAAGTTCCAGAAAAATATGCTCGTGTAAAAGGTGGAGCTGATGGCCATTATGCGCAATGGGTGGAAGCATCAATCGCAGGTTACGGCAAACAAGAGGTTAGTTCGCCATTTGAAATTGCTGGTCCTTTAACTGAAGCTTTATTAATGGCTAACTTAGCAATAAGAAGTTTCGACATTAAAAAGACGGTTAATAATAAAACAACCTACCCAGGCAGATATACTAAAATGCTTTGGGATAATGATAACATGAAAGTAACCAACTTTGATGAAGCCAATCAATTTGTTAAACGCGAATACCGAAAAGGCTGGAATAATTTAACTCTTTAATCATTTAAAATGAAAAAAATAATCTTATCTGCTTGTATATTATTAGCAGTTACACAAATTTCACAAGCTCAAAAAGGTTTTAAACCTTTGTTTAATGGTAAAACAACAACTGGTTGGCACACATACAATAAAACCGCTGTTGGTAGTGCTTGGCAAGTAAAAGATGGTGCTCTACATTTAGATTTAGCAACAAAAGGTACTGACGGTGGTGGCGATTTAGTTACTGATAAAGAATATACCAACTTCCATTTAAAATATGAGTGGAAAGTGGCGCCAAATGCAAATAGTGGATTAATTTTTTATGTTCATGAAGAACCTAAATACAATCAAACTTACTCTACTGGTATAGAAATGCAGGTATTGGATAATGATGGTCATCCTGATGGAAAAATAACCAAACACCGTTCTGGAGATTTATACGATTTGATTAAAAGTTCATCTGAACCTGTTAAACCAGTTGGCCAATGGAATAAAGCAGAAATTATTAGCGATAAAGGTAAATTAACTTTAGTTTTAAATGGAGTAGAAGTTGTAAAAACTACCCTTTGGGATGAGAATTGGAAAAATCTAGTGGCTGGAAGTAAATTTGCGAAATGGGAAAATTGGGGAACTTTTAAAACTGGAAAAATTGCACTGCAAGATCATGGCAATGAAGTATGGTTTAAAAACATTTCCTTAAAAGAACTATAATAAGGTTGAGGCTAAGGTTTAATGATTTAAATCTTAGCCTTTTTAATCTTACTTTCAACCTTTAATCTCAATTTTAACCAAATGAATAGCACTACTCGCTTTAAACTTTCCACCATGATGTTCCTAGAATTTTTTATCTGGGGTGCTTGGTTTGTAACTTTAGGAACCTTTCTCGATAAAAACTTAAGGGCTTCGGGTGCAGAAATAGGTTCTGTATTTTCTACACAATCCTGGGGCGCAATTATAGCTCCTTTTATTATTGGATTAATTGCCGATAGATATTTTAATGCTGAAAAAATACTAGGCGTGCTGCATATTATAGGTGCTATTTTGATGTATCAAATGTACAATGCAACTGATGTAAGCATATTTTATCCTTATGTTCTAGGATATATGATTCTATTTATGCCAACGCTTGCACTGGTAAATTCTGTTTCTTTTAATCAAATGAAAGATCCTGAAAAAGAGTTTGCGAATATTAGGGTTTTTGGTACAATCGGATGGATAATAGCTGGCTTGCTAATCAGTTTTGCTTTCCATTGGGATTCCCCTGAAGGTATTCAAAACGGCTTGTTAAAAAGTACATTTTTAATGGCTGGAATTGTTTCTTTAATTCTAGGTTTATTTAGCTTTACTTTACCTGCTACGCCACCAAAAGTTGCTAAAGGAGAAAGTATAAAAATAAAAGATATATTAGGCTTAGATGCTTTAAGACTTTTAAAGGATAGAAATTTCGCTATATTTTTTATCTCGTCTATTTTGATTTGTATTCCATTGGCATTCTATTATCAAAATGCTGGTCTATTTTTAGCTGATATAAAAGTCTCTAATCCAACAGGTAAAATGGCTATCGGACAGATTTCTGAAGCGCTCTTTTTATTGGCTATTCCTGTTTTCTTTTCAAAATTTGGATTTAAAAAGACAATACTAGTCGGCATGATCGCCTGGGCAGTTAGGTACGTTCTATTTGCATACGGTAATGCAGGTAATTTAAGTTTCATGCTCATCATTGGTATTGCTTTACATGGTGTTTGTTATGATTTCTTTTTTGTATCCGGACAGATTTACACTAACTCTAAAGCTGGTGAGAAATTTAAAAGTGCAGCACAAGGATTAATTACCTTGGCAACTTATGGCGTTGGGATGTTGATAGGATTTAAAGTGGCAGGCTTAATAACTGATATGTATAAATCAGGCGATATAACAGATTGGAAAATGGTTTGGATAATTCCTGCAGGAATTGCAGCAGTTGTATTTTTACTTTTTGCCGTTTTATTTAACGATAAAACTAAATCACAAATAGATCCCCAAACTGTTTAAAATGTCGCAAAACCTAGATAGAAGAACTGCTTTAAAAAACATCATTGCAGGAACCGCAGCTATTGGAGTTTCATCTGGATTTTCGGCTCTAGCGATGGAAAAGACAGATACAGAAATGAAATCAGTAAAATTAAAAGGAAATATTAACCACTCTGTATGCCGTTGGTGTTTTAGTACGTTCGATGTAGAAGCACTTTGCATTGAGGCTAAAAAACTTGGCTTAAAGGGTATTGATTTGGTTGGCCCAAAAGACTGGCCAACCTTGAAGAAGCATGGATTAGAATCTACCATGTGTAATGGCGCAGAAATTAATTTGGTTGATGGCTTTAATGATCCCAAATTTCATGATACTTTAATTAAAAATTATTCTGAAATGATTCCATTAGTTGCTGCCGCAGGTTATAAAAACTTGATTTGTTTTAGCGGTAGTAAAAGAGGAAAAGATGATGAAACCGGATGGAAAAATTGTGTTGAAGGTTTAAAGAAATTAATGCCTCTAGCAGAAAAACACAACGTGGTTTTGGTGATGGAATTGTTAAATAGTAAAGTTAACCATAAAGATTATCAGTGCGACAATACGCCTTGGGGTGTGGAGCTTTGCAAGCGCTTAGGATCCGAAAATTTTAAATTACTTTATGATATTTACCACATGCAAATTGATGAAGGAAACGTAATTAGTACGATTAAAAGCAGTCACCAGTATATTGCACATTACCACACAGCCGGCGTTCCAGGAAGAAATGAAATTGATGAAACGCAAGAATTATACTATCCCGCAATAATGAAGGCCATTGTAGATACCGGCTTCAAAGGCTTCGTAGCTCAGGAGTTTATTCCCAAACAGGCCGATAAATTTGCGTCGTTAAAAAAGGCAATTGCGATTTGTGATATCTAAAAAGATTAAGAATGTTAACGAGAAGAAATTTTATATTAAGCGGTAGTGTTGCAGCAGCTGCGGCACTTTTAATTCCATCTTTTGCATGTACAGCAGCGGAAAAAGTAGTTGGTTTACAGCTTTATTCTCTCAGGGATGATCTTCCAAAAGATGTTAAGGGAACTATTGAAAAGGTTGCAAATGCGGGTTTCAAAGAGGTTGAAACTTATGGATTTTCGATAAAGGATCAATTTTGGGGCTTAACACCAACTCAGTTTAAAAAGCTTCTGGATGCCAATGGCTTAAAAGCGGTTAGCGGGCATTATAGCTTGGGTTCTTATTTAACCGATGGA is drawn from Pedobacter mucosus and contains these coding sequences:
- a CDS encoding Gfo/Idh/MocA family protein, whose protein sequence is MKTEQDNKNTSNRRDFIKTSAIAAAAFMIVPRHVLGGPGFLAPSDRLLVAGIGAGGKGQSDIAMFAKSGKADIAFLCDVDTRRAANSVKAFPKAKFYKDWREMLDKEHKNFDAVSVSTPDHNHAIQALAAMQLGKHVYVQKPLTHDIYEARILTAAAKKYKVVTQMGNQGASNDGPRQMKEWYEAGLIGDVHTVYAWTNRPVWPQGIPWPDKKAEIPKELDWNLWLGTAPEKDFVDKLVPFNWRGWWDYGTGALGDMGCHLIEAPFSVLNLKYAKEVQASVGSVYVDEFKQGYFPESCPPSSHVTLKFPKTNKTKGDVTLHWMDGGIQPERPEELAANETFGDGGNGTLFIGTKGKMMSETYSANPKLLPLSRNNDIKVPEKYARVKGGADGHYAQWVEASIAGYGKQEVSSPFEIAGPLTEALLMANLAIRSFDIKKTVNNKTTYPGRYTKMLWDNDNMKVTNFDEANQFVKREYRKGWNNLTL
- a CDS encoding 3-keto-disaccharide hydrolase, with the protein product MKKIILSACILLAVTQISQAQKGFKPLFNGKTTTGWHTYNKTAVGSAWQVKDGALHLDLATKGTDGGGDLVTDKEYTNFHLKYEWKVAPNANSGLIFYVHEEPKYNQTYSTGIEMQVLDNDGHPDGKITKHRSGDLYDLIKSSSEPVKPVGQWNKAEIISDKGKLTLVLNGVEVVKTTLWDENWKNLVAGSKFAKWENWGTFKTGKIALQDHGNEVWFKNISLKEL
- a CDS encoding nucleoside permease, with amino-acid sequence MNSTTRFKLSTMMFLEFFIWGAWFVTLGTFLDKNLRASGAEIGSVFSTQSWGAIIAPFIIGLIADRYFNAEKILGVLHIIGAILMYQMYNATDVSIFYPYVLGYMILFMPTLALVNSVSFNQMKDPEKEFANIRVFGTIGWIIAGLLISFAFHWDSPEGIQNGLLKSTFLMAGIVSLILGLFSFTLPATPPKVAKGESIKIKDILGLDALRLLKDRNFAIFFISSILICIPLAFYYQNAGLFLADIKVSNPTGKMAIGQISEALFLLAIPVFFSKFGFKKTILVGMIAWAVRYVLFAYGNAGNLSFMLIIGIALHGVCYDFFFVSGQIYTNSKAGEKFKSAAQGLITLATYGVGMLIGFKVAGLITDMYKSGDITDWKMVWIIPAGIAAVVFLLFAVLFNDKTKSQIDPQTV
- a CDS encoding hydroxypyruvate isomerase family protein, which produces MSQNLDRRTALKNIIAGTAAIGVSSGFSALAMEKTDTEMKSVKLKGNINHSVCRWCFSTFDVEALCIEAKKLGLKGIDLVGPKDWPTLKKHGLESTMCNGAEINLVDGFNDPKFHDTLIKNYSEMIPLVAAAGYKNLICFSGSKRGKDDETGWKNCVEGLKKLMPLAEKHNVVLVMELLNSKVNHKDYQCDNTPWGVELCKRLGSENFKLLYDIYHMQIDEGNVISTIKSSHQYIAHYHTAGVPGRNEIDETQELYYPAIMKAIVDTGFKGFVAQEFIPKQADKFASLKKAIAICDI